A genomic region of Campylobacter sp. MG1 contains the following coding sequences:
- the ribA gene encoding GTP cyclohydrolase II has translation MLVEVSKQANLPTRFGNFIIQSFKENEKEHLVIMKGEISDEINVRIHSECLTGDALGSLKCDCRDQLKASLRYIEANGGMVIYLRQEGRGIGLFNKVNAYNLQDNGFDTLEANLKLGFKDDERDYKIVDFILEYYKIKSVRLLTNNPLKLKAISKDVKRIPLIMQSNEYNKQYLKVKSCKMGHMLNE, from the coding sequence ATGTTAGTAGAAGTATCAAAACAAGCAAATTTACCTACAAGATTTGGAAATTTTATTATCCAATCTTTTAAAGAAAACGAAAAAGAGCATTTAGTAATTATGAAAGGCGAAATTAGTGATGAGATTAATGTTCGCATACATTCTGAATGCCTTACAGGTGATGCTTTAGGTTCGCTTAAATGCGATTGTAGAGACCAATTAAAAGCATCTTTAAGATATATTGAAGCAAATGGCGGAATGGTTATTTATCTTCGTCAAGAAGGTCGTGGAATAGGTCTATTTAATAAAGTAAATGCTTATAATTTACAAGATAATGGATTTGATACACTTGAAGCGAATTTAAAACTAGGCTTTAAAGATGATGAAAGAGATTATAAAATAGTTGATTTTATACTTGAATATTACAAAATTAAAAGCGTAAGATTGCTTACAAATAATCCTTTAAAATTAAAAGCTATTAGTAAAGATGTAAAACGCATACCATTAATAATGCAAAGCAATGAATACAATAAACAATATCTAAAAGTTAAATCTTGCAAAATGGGGCATATGCTAAATGAATAA
- the rsmG gene encoding 16S rRNA (guanine(527)-N(7))-methyltransferase RsmG: protein MNNEFLAFINSYEDELKKYNKVHNITRLKDIKAAALDSIEILNFVEFKSGINIADIGSGAGFPAIFLAFLKRDCNFYLYEPSYKKSAFLSLIKAKFNLDNVFIKPIKVECEKDLKCDLITSRAFAKTELIVTLCNDITNDNTKFILYKGSFVKDELDCLNEYKLHERNNRIFLEFYKKDFKIITN, encoded by the coding sequence ATGAATAATGAATTTTTAGCTTTTATAAATTCATATGAAGATGAATTAAAAAAATACAATAAAGTTCATAATATTACAAGATTAAAAGATATAAAAGCAGCAGCACTTGATAGTATTGAAATACTTAATTTCGTAGAATTTAAATCAGGAATTAATATTGCAGATATTGGCTCAGGTGCTGGTTTTCCTGCTATATTTTTAGCTTTTTTAAAAAGAGATTGTAATTTTTATTTGTATGAGCCAAGTTATAAAAAATCAGCATTTTTATCGCTAATTAAAGCTAAGTTTAATTTAGATAATGTGTTTATTAAACCTATAAAAGTTGAATGTGAAAAAGACTTAAAATGTGATTTGATAACTTCAAGAGCTTTTGCAAAAACAGAACTAATTGTTACTTTATGTAATGATATAACCAATGATAATACGAAATTTATTTTATACAAAGGCTCATTCGTAAAAGATGAGCTAGATTGCTTAAATGAATATAAATTACACGAGAGAAATAATAGAATTTTTTTAGAATTTTATAAAAAAGATTTCAAAATTATTACAAATTAA
- the ccoN gene encoding cytochrome-c oxidase, cbb3-type subunit I: MANPSQHLSYDYTVAKWFMFACILFGIIGMGIGTLIAFQLAYPELNNIAGEFSTFGRLRPLHTNGVIYGFMLSGIWATWYYVGQRVLKVSMRESKFLMFIGKAHFVIYMITILLAVVSLFAGISTSKEYVELEWPFDIAVVVIWVLWGMGIFGLIGIRREKSLYISIWYYIATFLGVAMLYLFNNMEVPTKLVTGMGSWLHSVSMYAGSNDALIQWWFGHNAVAFVFTVAIIAEIYYFLPKESGQPVFSYKLSLFSFWSLMFIYLWAGGHHLIYSTVPDWMQTMGSIFSVVLILPSWGSAINILLTMKGEWHQVKESPLIKFMVLASTFYMFSTLEGSIQSVKSINALAHFTDWIPGHVHDGTLGWVGFMTMAALYHMTPRLFKKEIYSKKLMEYQFTIQTIGIVLFFASMWIAGITQGMMWRAYDDYGTLTYSFIDTVIALHPYFIIRAIGGLLYLLGFFMFTYNIYKSITSSRSIEVEPKSASPMQA; the protein is encoded by the coding sequence ATGGCAAATCCATCACAACATTTAAGCTATGATTATACTGTAGCTAAATGGTTTATGTTCGCATGTATTTTGTTTGGCATAATCGGTATGGGAATTGGAACTTTAATCGCGTTTCAATTAGCGTATCCTGAGTTAAATAATATTGCAGGTGAATTTAGTACTTTTGGAAGACTTAGACCACTACACACTAATGGTGTTATTTATGGTTTTATGCTTTCTGGTATTTGGGCTACTTGGTATTATGTAGGTCAAAGAGTTTTAAAAGTTTCTATGAGAGAATCTAAATTTTTAATGTTTATAGGTAAGGCTCATTTTGTAATTTATATGATTACAATTTTATTAGCGGTAGTATCACTATTTGCTGGTATTTCTACATCTAAAGAATATGTTGAATTAGAATGGCCTTTTGATATAGCAGTTGTTGTTATTTGGGTTTTATGGGGTATGGGAATTTTTGGACTTATTGGAATTCGCCGTGAAAAAAGTCTTTATATTTCTATTTGGTATTACATTGCGACATTTTTAGGTGTAGCGATGCTTTATTTATTTAATAATATGGAAGTTCCTACAAAATTAGTTACAGGAATGGGTTCTTGGCTTCATTCAGTATCTATGTATGCAGGAAGTAACGATGCTTTAATTCAATGGTGGTTTGGACATAATGCGGTTGCTTTTGTTTTCACGGTTGCAATTATTGCTGAAATATATTATTTCTTACCAAAAGAAAGTGGTCAGCCAGTATTTTCTTATAAATTATCATTATTTTCATTCTGGTCATTAATGTTTATATATTTATGGGCAGGTGGACACCATTTAATTTATTCAACTGTTCCTGATTGGATGCAAACAATGGGTTCAATTTTCTCTGTTGTATTAATATTACCAAGTTGGGGTAGTGCAATCAATATCTTACTTACAATGAAAGGTGAATGGCATCAAGTAAAAGAAAGTCCGTTAATTAAATTTATGGTTCTAGCTTCAACATTTTATATGTTTAGCACACTTGAGGGTTCAATTCAATCAGTTAAATCAATCAATGCTTTAGCACACTTTACAGACTGGATTCCAGGACACGTGCATGATGGAACACTTGGTTGGGTAGGATTTATGACAATGGCAGCTCTTTATCATATGACTCCTAGGTTATTCAAAAAAGAAATTTATAGTAAAAAATTAATGGAATATCAATTTACAATTCAAACTATAGGAATTGTGTTGTTTTTCGCATCAATGTGGATTGCTGGAATTACTCAAGGTATGATGTGGAGAGCTTATGATGATTATGGAACTCTAACTTATTCATTCATTGATACTGTTATAGCACTACATCCTTATTTTATAATAAGAGCTATTGGTGGTCTTTTATATTTATTAGGCTTTTTTATGTTCACATATAATATTTATAAATCAATTACTTCAAGCAGAAGTATTGAAGTTGAACCAAAATCAGCAAGTCCAATGCAAGCTTAA